Genomic segment of Canis aureus isolate CA01 chromosome 16, VMU_Caureus_v.1.0, whole genome shotgun sequence:
GGGCTCCTGTGACCACGGGCAGGCCCGGAGGCATGGGACTCGTGGCCCCCACCTTGCCTGAGGGGTCGCCCATCTCTTGTCACCCGCCACCCTTTCGGGGTCCCAGGCAATGAGCTCAGTGTCTGGTGTGAGGACCCTCATCCCGTTTCCAGCCCAGCAGGTGCTCTGGGAGGAGCATGTGCAATATGCCCACAGGGCAGGGGCTCCTTCCCCCCGGGAAGGCTCAGGTGCTGCGTGGGGGCCATGGGCACTTGACGGCACCCCTGCAGGAGTCACCCCACCCTCAGGAACCCGGGGCCGCCCACGAGAAGGGGCTGGGGTCAGGCCTGTGCTCCACAGCAGAATGACCACAGGGGGACCAAGCGAGGGGGTCCCAAACCACAGAGCAGTGCCGTCTTCCCCGCGCCCCTGGACCTCATCCACAGCCACATCACCCTCCCTGCCCATTCTGACGGccccaggggaggagggacacagagacatcCGGCCTTCTGCTGCCCACTAGGGacatggaggaggaggggcatGGTCCCTGGTGCTGGGTCTGAGGGCCAGACATGGGGGCTCCCAAAAGCTGCTCTGTCCTTTTGAGGACCTTGTCCCACCAGGGTCTGGGGACTCCTGGGGGTCAGGCCGCAGGTGCCCCTCCTGGCAGGTTAGCCCAGCCTGCCCAGGTCAGAGCTATTCGGGCAGCCTCTGAGAGGGCCTCATGCCTCCCCCTAGGTCATCTCTGAACAGCCAGAGACCAGGGCTGCCAGGAACCTAGCTTCTGGGTGGGACAGGAACCTGCACCCCCTGTGTGGGCTGGGCCTGCATCTGCAGATGAGTGCCCCCTGACCCCCCAACCACAGCTAGAGCACCTCTGTGTCTGCACCCTACACGGGAACTTGTTCCTCTTCTGTGTCCCCCTCTCAGGGTCAGAGGCCAGACTCCTCGCCTCCTGCCTCAGAGCCAGGGACCCCACGCAGCCCCGTGTGGAGGCCCTGCCATCCCAGGATGACCTCGGGTTGAAGCCAGGGACAGGTGCATCTGTGAGATCTAAGTGGGGCCCAGGACCTCAGAGACAGCTGGTCTGCCCAgtgaggccaggggagggggaggcagtcCTCCTTGGAAGATGGGGCCCCAAGGCCCCGAGGCCCCGAGGTCCCAGCTGGCAGGGACATGTGGTGTGAGTGGTTCTGACTCAGGTAACAGCCTGAGTCCAGACTGTGGGCAGGACCAGCATAGCTGGAACCACACAGATGGTGGGCCTGTGCCCAAGGCTGggggccccagggtggggagggtaCCCAGGGGGCACCAGCTCCAGAGCCCCTGCAGTTGATTGTGGGGGAAGCTGTGCCCCACACGCCTGGCTTGGGCCCCACTCCCGGGGCAGATCTAGTTACCTTAGTTACCTGGGCCCGACTCTGCCGTCACCATCCAGGCCTTTCAGGACCAAACTCATACAGTGCAAATAGGGCCTGTCCCCTCCCAGGGTCACAGCTCAGGGAGAGATTGATGGTAGGGCTTGTGTGTATGGTCCCAAACCCAGGTAAGAAGTGACCAGAGGTCCCAGGCCAGGCAGCATGGAGGCATAcgctccccccactccccagggctgctgggaTGAGCCTTTGGGACTGGAGAGAGGACCAGCTGCAGGAGCCTGGGCCTGACCCCTGCCCTCTCTCGGCCCAGGTGGCAGGGCCCGGGCGGATGCCTGTCAGAGCCTCTTACATAAGCAGCCCTGTGGGGGGCGAGGCTGCAGCTGGGCTCCACCGGGCTGTCCTCCCCCAGCATCACGAGCCTCCAGTGGGCTGTCCTTGGGCCTTGGGTGGAGGCCAAGTCAGGCCCATAAATAGGGGTCTCTCCAgcagcctctgctcctcctgctggccTCCCTCACTCTGCCTGCACTGCTGGCCTCGCGCCCTGGTCACACACTCAGCTCCAGGACAATGGGTGCTCTCTGCACGCTGTGGCTGGGGCTGGTCCTGCTGGGGGTGCTTGGAGCCCTGCAGACGTCGGCCCaggcccaggtgtccctgcagccCAACTTCCAACAGGATAAGGTGAGGGGCTCCGGGGCCCAGTCCCGCCCGAGGCACAGTGCCCTGTCGGGGGAGGGGTTGCTTTCTGTGGCCAACCGACCTGGGAAGAGGAGAGctgagctggaggaggaggcgcGGGAGAACTTCACCCTCCCTGGTCCCTCAGCAATGCCCCCCCCCGGAGCAGGGCCACTGAACCCCGACCGAGGCAGGGCAGCACCTGTGTCCGTGGGCGCGCACAAGGCACGTGCGGACACGCGGGCCGCACCCCCGCCTCCGTCACCCAAACACGGTTGTCGTCCAAGCCCACGACGCCCAGAGATAATCAGGGACACATTCCACACCTGAGTCCCAGGACAGCCAGTGCGCGAGTGCGCGATGGGGATGGGCGACCGGGAGGCCCCCAGGATCGGTACGCGCAGGgccgcgcccctcccccccgcgccCCACCCCGAGCTTTTCAGGCGCCGCCCAccgccggggggtgggggggccaagCACCCTCCGCCCCTGTAGGGACGGTCCGGGCGCCCTCTGCCGCCAGTTCCCGCCACCGAACCAGCGGGGCCGGCGCGCAGGGGTGGGCGATGGGGGTGAGCGTGGGGCGTGACGGTCCTccagggcgcggggcgggggcgggccctgccgggggcaggaggggcagggcgggggcgcgGCAAGAGGCGCGGGGCGGGAGCAGGAGCGCCCCCTACCCAGGCCCTCCCGGGAGGGTCCTGGCCGACCCGGGCGGGGTCCGTTGGCCGCAGTTCCTGGGGCGCTGGTTCACCTCGGGCCTCGCCTCCAACTCGAGCTGGTTCCGGGAGAAGAAGAACGTGCTGTCCATGTGTATGTCAGTGGTGGCCCCGACCGCAGACGGAGGCCTCAACCTCACCTCCACCTTCCTCAGGTGGGACTGTGGGCCGGGCTTCTGGGGCCCCGagctccccgcccccggcccggcccctgaCCCCGGCCCCTTTGGTGACCCGCCCACAGGAAAGACCAGTGTGAGACTCGAACCCTGCTCCTACGGCCGGCGGGAACCCCGGGCTGCTACAGCTACACGAGTCCCCGTGAGTGGGGTCAcctccagggacccctgggtccAGCCCTGGGCCCAGCAGTACGTGGGGCAGGCTGGCGGCCACTCCACCAAGGCCAGCTAGTCCCGGGTGTGCCTGGAGCTGCCCCAGGCTCAGGGCTGGGGGACCACGAACCCTCCCTTGGGGCGCTGGATCCTCTTTGCAGCAACGTCcaggcctctccctgcccccccccatggTGGTATGTCCCCAGGCTCAGTGCACAggggcagcccccagccccccactcctCTGCCCAGTTTTCCACCCCGGGGCCAGGCCAAGGGCCTcttcccaccccactccaccaTTTACCCCCTTCCTTGGGAATGGCTTCCCACTAGGGAATCTTTCCTCTTCCCAGTTCTGGCTGAGGGGTTTGTGGCTGCACCAGGAGCCCCTAGTTTCCGAGAAGCCCCTAGATCCTGTGTGTCTGCCACGCCCCCAGGACCAGGACTTCTGGTTTGAGGACACTGGACCCTGCAGAGTGCAGGGGCTGTGGgggcaggaagctgggggctTCCCCAGTGGGGGGGGCCTCCCTGGCTCCTTCCCACAGCCTGCCCAGGGAGAGAACACCTCCTCCCATGCAGAGGTGGGCCGGAGGTTTGGGCGCAGGGTCCCC
This window contains:
- the PTGDS gene encoding prostaglandin-H2 D-isomerase yields the protein MGALCTLWLGLVLLGVLGALQTSAQAQVSLQPNFQQDKFLGRWFTSGLASNSSWFREKKNVLSMCMSVVAPTADGGLNLTSTFLRKDQCETRTLLLRPAGTPGCYSYTSPHWGSTHDVWVVATNYEEYALLYTAGSKGLGQDFHMATLYSRTQTPKAEIKEKFSTFAKTQGFTEDAIVFLPQTDKCMEENK